The Candidatus Edwardsbacteria bacterium nucleotide sequence ATTACGCCGAAAAAATGGGCTTGGGACAAAAGAAATATGAACTAACAGCGATATAGCAAGCCTTGGACATCATCACACCCACATTAATGACCGATGGCCTTACCCTGCGCTCACCCCGGCCAGATGAAATGGAATACATCCAAAAACTCTGGGCCGACCCCTTAACCATGGCCGAGGTGGGCGGGCCCATCCATCTCACCGATGAGCAGGCCGAAAAATTGTACGCCCGGATGATCTCCCCCGGAAGCGAAACAGACAGGTATTTCCTTATATTCAACCAGAACGACCAACCGGTGGGCGAGATCAGCTTTCATAGGTATGACCCCTCCTCCGGCACGGCGGAATTCAACATCAAGATCGAACATCAGCATCGCAGCAAAGGATACGCTAAAAAGGCCGTTCCTTTGCTATTGAGATATTTCTTCTTCGACTTCGGAGGAAAGATCATGTGCGACCCAGTGGCACCCGATAACCAGCCCGGCCAGAAGGCTCTTATTAAGTTTGGTTTCAAAAAAGATATTTTGAGGCAGGATGTTTGTCTTTTGAAAATGACCAAAGAAGATTTTTCAGATATCTACGGAAATATAACACCTTGAAAGGAACCACCATGAAAAAAACTTTTTTGATCCTGCTGGCGAGCGCATTGTCCATCGGAGCCGCTTTCGCCCAGCCCGGTTTCGATGAGGCCCAGAATCTCTGGGCCGACCGGGGAAATCCAGTCTCGCTGGAGAAGGCCATCGCCGTCTACGAAAAAGCCTACCAGACAGTGCCCTCCTATCAGCTGGCGGAGCGCCTGTCATACGCCTATTATTTCCTGGCCGATGCCTTCAAAGAGGGCGATGCCAAGGCCGATAATTATTACAAGGGCCACGAATGGGGCCTGATATCGCTTAAATACAATGGTGAATTCAAAAAACTGTCCGAGGTGGATGATAAATCCATGGGCGATGCCGTCTCGGTGCTGGGCAAGG carries:
- a CDS encoding GNAT family N-acetyltransferase; this encodes MTDGLTLRSPRPDEMEYIQKLWADPLTMAEVGGPIHLTDEQAEKLYARMISPGSETDRYFLIFNQNDQPVGEISFHRYDPSSGTAEFNIKIEHQHRSKGYAKKAVPLLLRYFFFDFGGKIMCDPVAPDNQPGQKALIKFGFKKDILRQDVCLLKMTKEDFSDIYGNITP